One genomic window of Halobellus limi includes the following:
- the rpl18a gene encoding 50S ribosomal protein L18Ae: MSQFTVSGRFQSREGFSEFTTSVEAPNEDVARERVYANIGSQHGLKRTQIELDEVAEAEEAAA; this comes from the coding sequence ATGAGTCAGTTTACTGTGAGCGGCCGGTTCCAGAGCCGCGAGGGGTTCAGCGAGTTCACCACGAGCGTGGAGGCGCCCAACGAGGACGTCGCCCGCGAGCGCGTGTACGCGAACATCGGCAGCCAGCACGGGCTGAAGCGCACGCAGATCGAACTCGACGAGGTCGCCGAGGCCGAGGAGGCCGCAGCATGA
- a CDS encoding DUF7347 domain-containing protein → MAIPTWLSTSDASESPSLRTAEIEGVSETLDVLANPIRLEILATLHRRTEDVRYADLRADLSIRDKGRLNYHLRQLDGLVARDDGRYALTDRGRRLVRHVASEDAWNDP, encoded by the coding sequence ATGGCGATCCCAACGTGGCTCAGCACCTCTGACGCGTCGGAGTCTCCGTCTCTCCGGACCGCCGAGATCGAGGGCGTCTCCGAGACGCTCGACGTGCTCGCGAACCCGATCCGGCTCGAGATCCTCGCGACGCTCCACCGACGGACCGAAGACGTCCGGTACGCAGACCTGCGGGCGGACCTGTCGATCCGCGACAAGGGACGATTGAACTACCACCTCCGGCAACTCGACGGGCTCGTCGCTCGCGACGACGGCCGGTACGCCCTCACCGACCGCGGGCGACGACTCGTCCGGCACGTCGCCTCCGAGGACGCCTGGAACGATCCGTAG
- a CDS encoding DMT family transporter: MRTRTPLFVFLLVAAIWGTGFTATEVGLRSLPPALFAALRFDLAAVLLFGLAGWRGDRLRPAGRGEWRPILTGGVLLIGVHHALLFAGQQYVPSAVAAVLLGLIPIVTPALTRLSTARKRLTPVGLLGVGLGFLGVVTIANPDPSNLVGSDLRGITLVLGSALAFAFGAVLTHDTEATMPTLAEQAWMMLVGAVVLHAASALLPGESLSAVVWTVDGVLAVVYLAVVAGAAGFALYFWLLRRVGPVEVSLLEYVIPVVAAVVGWLALGEALAPTTLLGFAIIFAGFVLVKRGAVRNALRRWRGGTAPQAQRAD, translated from the coding sequence ATGCGCACCCGAACGCCCCTCTTCGTCTTCCTGCTCGTCGCCGCGATCTGGGGGACCGGATTCACTGCGACCGAGGTCGGCCTCAGGTCGCTGCCGCCGGCCCTCTTCGCGGCACTCCGGTTCGATCTGGCCGCGGTCCTCCTCTTCGGTCTCGCCGGGTGGCGCGGAGACCGACTCCGCCCCGCCGGCCGCGGGGAGTGGCGGCCGATTCTGACCGGGGGCGTCCTCCTGATCGGCGTCCACCACGCGCTGCTCTTCGCCGGCCAGCAGTACGTCCCGAGCGCCGTCGCCGCCGTGCTCCTCGGACTCATTCCGATCGTCACGCCCGCGCTGACGCGACTGTCGACGGCCCGGAAGCGACTCACGCCGGTCGGCCTCCTCGGCGTCGGTCTGGGGTTTCTCGGCGTCGTCACCATCGCGAACCCCGATCCGTCGAACCTCGTCGGATCGGATCTCCGGGGTATCACGCTCGTCCTCGGATCGGCGCTCGCCTTCGCGTTCGGTGCGGTCCTGACCCACGACACGGAAGCCACGATGCCGACGCTGGCCGAGCAGGCCTGGATGATGCTCGTCGGCGCGGTCGTCCTCCACGCGGCGAGCGCGCTCCTGCCCGGGGAGTCGCTGTCGGCCGTCGTCTGGACCGTCGACGGGGTCCTCGCCGTCGTCTACCTCGCCGTCGTCGCCGGCGCGGCCGGGTTCGCGCTGTACTTCTGGCTCCTGCGCCGCGTCGGCCCGGTCGAGGTGAGCCTCCTGGAGTACGTGATCCCGGTCGTCGCCGCCGTCGTCGGGTGGCTCGCCCTCGGCGAGGCGCTCGCGCCCACGACCCTGCTCGGGTTCGCGATCATCTTCGCGGGGTTCGTCCTCGTCAAGCGCGGGGCCGTCCGGAACGCGCTTCGGCGCTGGCGCGGGGGCACGGCTCCGCAGGCGCAGCGTGCGGATTGA
- a CDS encoding AzlC family ABC transporter permease, whose translation MSQKRDDHAPGAPGAIESMSFSLAGLRAGFVRCTPIALGVAGYGFVFGVLADRAGLSAAEATLMSATVLAGAAQLVAVEIWTDPIPVLAVVGTTLVVNLRYLLMGAALRPWFRHLSPTRAYASVFFTADENWALTIGELRSGSRRGAFLLGSGLAIWAFWVLATAIGVTVGGSVERPARFGLDFVLTAVFLVLATELWEGRSTLPAWTVAAVVAVVTARLLPGYWYVLCGGLSGSLLRAAWYDG comes from the coding sequence ATGAGTCAGAAACGGGACGATCACGCGCCGGGCGCGCCCGGTGCGATCGAGTCGATGTCGTTTTCACTGGCGGGACTCCGCGCCGGCTTCGTCCGCTGTACGCCGATCGCGCTCGGCGTCGCGGGCTACGGATTCGTGTTCGGTGTTCTCGCCGACCGCGCGGGCCTCAGCGCGGCCGAGGCGACACTGATGAGCGCGACCGTTCTGGCCGGGGCGGCCCAGCTCGTCGCGGTCGAGATCTGGACGGACCCGATCCCCGTCCTCGCGGTCGTGGGCACGACCCTCGTCGTGAACCTCAGGTATCTGCTGATGGGGGCGGCGCTCCGCCCCTGGTTCCGGCACCTCTCGCCGACGCGGGCGTACGCGAGCGTGTTCTTCACCGCCGACGAGAACTGGGCGCTCACGATCGGCGAGCTGCGCTCCGGTAGTCGCCGGGGTGCCTTCCTGCTCGGAAGCGGCCTCGCGATCTGGGCGTTCTGGGTCCTCGCCACGGCGATCGGGGTCACGGTCGGCGGAAGCGTCGAACGGCCCGCCCGATTCGGCCTGGATTTCGTCCTCACGGCGGTCTTTCTCGTCCTCGCGACCGAACTCTGGGAGGGTCGGTCCACCCTCCCCGCGTGGACCGTCGCCGCCGTGGTGGCCGTGGTGACCGCCCGCTTACTGCCCGGGTACTGGTACGTGCTGTGCGGCGGCCTGTCCGGAAGCCTCCTGCGGGCGGCGTGGTACGATGGTTGA
- a CDS encoding translation initiation factor IF-6: MLRASFAGSPYVGVFARATDHVLIVRSDAESDVVDAMTEELDVPAVAATVGGSGTVGALATGNENGILVTSRATEREKEAIESAAEVPVAELPGRINAAGNVVLANDYGAYVHPELSDEAVDVVESTLEVPVEHGSLADVQTVGTAAVATNEGALCHPKSREPELEALEAHLDVRADIGTINYGAPLVGSGLVANEAGYVAGEDTTGPELSRIEDALGYLE, translated from the coding sequence GTGCTCCGCGCCTCCTTCGCCGGGTCGCCGTACGTCGGCGTGTTCGCCCGCGCGACGGATCACGTCCTCATCGTCCGCTCGGACGCCGAGTCCGACGTCGTCGACGCGATGACCGAAGAGCTCGACGTCCCGGCAGTCGCGGCGACTGTCGGCGGCTCCGGGACCGTCGGCGCGCTCGCGACCGGCAACGAGAACGGGATTCTCGTGACGAGCCGCGCCACCGAGCGCGAGAAGGAGGCGATCGAATCGGCCGCGGAGGTGCCGGTCGCCGAACTCCCCGGTCGCATCAACGCCGCCGGAAACGTCGTCCTCGCGAACGACTACGGCGCGTACGTCCACCCGGAACTCTCCGACGAGGCGGTCGACGTCGTCGAGTCGACGCTGGAGGTCCCCGTCGAGCACGGCTCGCTCGCGGACGTCCAGACCGTCGGGACGGCGGCCGTCGCGACCAACGAGGGCGCGCTCTGTCACCCGAAGTCCCGCGAACCGGAACTCGAGGCGCTCGAGGCGCACCTCGACGTCCGCGCGGACATCGGTACGATCAACTACGGCGCCCCGCTCGTCGGCTCGGGCCTCGTCGCCAACGAGGCCGGCTACGTCGCCGGCGAGGACACGACCGGCCCCGAGCTGAGCCGGATCGAGGACGCGCTCGGCTACCTCGAGTGA
- the pspAB gene encoding PspA-associated protein PspAB — translation MGIFDAIRSVLGTSAEADATRDADPEDLFGMSTAYVTMEADLGYTSVGAAALCFSGVDSTDFAETVEDVEAILRAGEEETGTAFEVREDSHGWEWVVLRDDDPEDLVTSVHFAADEFIERGYGSRLLAAVFGFERAGADRSGGGSGGDADRAYWIYSFRRGAYYPFAPQRGKERNQRLEFKLESMLDGELGIEDDESYWYPMWPDRDGGHPWE, via the coding sequence ACCCGCGACGCCGACCCGGAGGATCTCTTCGGGATGAGCACCGCCTACGTCACGATGGAGGCCGACCTCGGATACACCTCCGTCGGGGCCGCGGCGCTCTGTTTCTCCGGCGTCGACAGCACCGACTTCGCCGAGACGGTCGAGGACGTCGAGGCGATCCTCCGCGCCGGCGAGGAGGAGACCGGCACGGCGTTCGAAGTCCGCGAGGACAGCCACGGCTGGGAGTGGGTGGTCCTCCGCGACGACGACCCCGAGGACCTGGTGACGAGCGTCCACTTCGCGGCCGACGAGTTCATCGAGCGGGGCTACGGCTCGCGGCTGCTCGCGGCGGTCTTCGGCTTCGAGCGCGCCGGAGCGGACCGTAGCGGAGGCGGGAGCGGCGGAGACGCCGACCGCGCCTACTGGATCTACTCGTTCCGGCGGGGCGCGTACTACCCGTTCGCACCGCAGCGCGGCAAGGAGCGGAACCAGCGACTGGAGTTCAAGCTCGAATCGATGCTCGACGGCGAACTGGGCATCGAGGACGACGAGTCCTACTGGTACCCGATGTGGCCCGACCGCGACGGCGGCCACCCCTGGGAGTGA
- a CDS encoding AzlD family protein, which yields MVELDPTVVAVVLAMSVATYATKAGGIWLLGRVELSGRTEAALDALPGAVVISLLVPTLSEFGIPGLVSATAVLIVARRTDSVLLALGTGMVAVISLRRLL from the coding sequence ATGGTTGAGCTCGATCCGACGGTCGTCGCCGTCGTCCTCGCGATGAGCGTCGCGACGTACGCGACGAAAGCGGGCGGGATCTGGCTGCTCGGCCGGGTCGAACTCTCCGGACGGACCGAGGCGGCGCTCGATGCCCTCCCCGGTGCGGTCGTGATCTCGCTGCTCGTCCCGACACTCTCGGAGTTCGGGATCCCCGGGCTCGTCTCGGCGACCGCGGTCCTGATCGTCGCTCGACGGACCGACAGCGTTCTCTTGGCGCTCGGGACGGGAATGGTGGCCGTGATCTCGCTCAGGCGTCTGCTGTAG
- the thpR gene encoding RNA 2',3'-cyclic phosphodiesterase, which translates to MRLFVSIDLPDRLAEGVADAQERFADAEGLRFVDPTQAHLTLFFLGDTDPDRVGEIESALERAVADAGVDPFELRVGGFGVFPSPEYISVLWAGVRDGGGAAETTRLHERIEDELTAMGFEADDHAFTPHVTLARMDDARGKDLVQRVVGEIDPDIGAFRVEEVRLTESTLTEDGPEYETVASIGL; encoded by the coding sequence ATGCGACTGTTCGTCAGCATCGACCTCCCGGACCGCCTCGCCGAGGGCGTCGCCGACGCCCAAGAGCGCTTCGCCGACGCCGAGGGGCTGCGCTTCGTCGACCCCACGCAGGCGCACCTGACGCTGTTCTTCCTCGGGGACACCGACCCGGATCGGGTGGGCGAGATCGAGTCCGCGCTGGAGCGCGCCGTCGCCGACGCCGGCGTCGACCCGTTCGAACTCCGGGTCGGCGGCTTCGGCGTCTTTCCCTCCCCGGAGTACATCAGCGTCCTCTGGGCCGGCGTCCGCGACGGCGGGGGCGCGGCGGAGACGACGCGGCTGCACGAGCGTATCGAAGACGAACTGACGGCGATGGGGTTCGAGGCCGACGACCACGCGTTCACGCCGCACGTCACGCTCGCTCGGATGGACGACGCGCGCGGGAAGGACCTCGTCCAGCGGGTCGTCGGCGAGATCGATCCCGACATCGGCGCCTTTCGGGTCGAGGAGGTCCGGCTGACCGAGAGCACGCTGACCGAGGACGGCCCCGAGTACGAGACGGTCGCGTCGATCGGGCTGTGA
- the sufU gene encoding Fe-S cluster assembly sulfur transfer protein SufU yields MGMGSDMYRQQILDHYKNPRNKGEMSDPDFSHTGENPSCGDTITVNVSLEDDGETIEYVTFTGDGCAISQASASMLSEKLRGLTLSELDAMDTDDVTDMLGVDISPMRIKCAVLARQVAQDGAKIYEGDVDIDETTTED; encoded by the coding sequence ATGGGAATGGGATCGGACATGTATCGGCAGCAGATCCTGGATCACTACAAGAACCCCCGGAACAAGGGCGAGATGTCGGATCCGGACTTCTCACACACCGGGGAGAACCCCTCCTGCGGCGACACGATCACGGTGAACGTCAGTCTCGAAGACGACGGCGAGACCATCGAATACGTCACTTTCACGGGCGACGGCTGTGCGATCAGTCAGGCCTCCGCGAGTATGCTCTCGGAGAAACTCCGCGGGCTGACGCTGTCGGAACTCGACGCGATGGACACCGACGACGTGACGGATATGCTCGGCGTCGACATCTCGCCGATGCGGATCAAGTGCGCCGTGCTCGCCCGGCAGGTGGCCCAGGACGGCGCGAAGATCTACGAGGGCGACGTCGACATCGACGAGACGACGACGGAAGACTAA
- a CDS encoding DUF424 domain-containing protein — protein MLLRERQTSDGLLVSVCDPECLGETYTEGEIELDVTEAFYGGDQAREADAETVVDSLTRASVANLVGERAVSVAIDAGIIDEERVLSVDGTLHAQLLWM, from the coding sequence ATGCTCCTCCGCGAACGACAGACCTCGGACGGCCTGCTCGTCTCCGTCTGCGACCCCGAGTGCCTCGGCGAGACCTACACCGAGGGCGAGATCGAACTCGACGTGACCGAGGCGTTCTACGGCGGCGACCAGGCCCGGGAAGCCGACGCCGAGACCGTCGTCGACAGCCTCACCCGCGCCAGCGTCGCCAACCTCGTCGGCGAGCGCGCCGTCTCCGTCGCGATCGACGCCGGCATCATCGACGAGGAGCGTGTGCTCTCGGTCGACGGGACCCTGCACGCGCAACTGCTCTGGATGTAG
- the pfdA gene encoding prefoldin subunit alpha, whose translation MMGGGGQQQLQQLSQELQAIDEEIEELESQVEDLQTEQTEIDEAIEAIRTLESGSTVQVPLGGGAYVRAEVQDIDEVIVGLGADFAAEQSAEDAVDALETKQDALDDRIEEVREDIAELESESSELEQQAQQMQQQMQQQQMQQMQQMDEGDGE comes from the coding sequence ATGATGGGTGGCGGCGGTCAGCAGCAACTCCAGCAGCTCTCCCAGGAACTGCAGGCGATAGACGAGGAGATCGAGGAGCTGGAGTCCCAGGTCGAGGACCTCCAGACCGAACAGACCGAGATCGACGAGGCGATCGAGGCGATCCGGACCCTCGAGAGCGGCTCGACGGTCCAGGTGCCCCTCGGCGGCGGCGCGTACGTCCGCGCGGAGGTCCAGGACATCGACGAGGTCATCGTCGGCCTCGGCGCCGACTTCGCGGCCGAGCAGTCCGCAGAGGACGCGGTCGACGCCCTCGAAACGAAGCAGGACGCGCTGGACGACCGCATCGAGGAGGTCCGAGAGGACATCGCCGAACTCGAATCCGAGAGTTCCGAACTCGAACAGCAGGCCCAGCAGATGCAACAGCAGATGCAGCAACAGCAGATGCAGCAGATGCAGCAGATGGACGAAGGCGACGGCGAGTGA
- the sufS gene encoding bifunctional cysteine desulfurase/selenocysteine lyase SufS, whose product MRTQEQYPIDVDAIREDFPILDRQVGGDIETPGEGPDDTRPLVYLDNAATSQTPKPVVESIVDYYYGYNSNVHRGIHHLSQEASVAYEAAHDRVAEFIGAEGREEIVFTKNTTEALNLVAYAWGLAELGPGDTVVLTEMEHHASLVTWQQIAKKTGASVEYIRVDDDGRLDMEHAAELIDDSTAMVSSVHVSNTLGTVVPVSDLADLAHEHDAYVFVDGAQSVPTRPVDVGEIDADFLAFSGHKMLGPTGIGVLYGKEHILEAMQPYLYGGEMIRSVTYEDSTWEDLPWKFEAGTPVIAQGIALHAAVDYLDEIGMDRVQEHEELLAEYAYDRLSEFDDVEIYGPPGDDRGGLVAFNLDGVHAHDLSSILNDHGVAIRAGDHCTQPLHDKLGVAASTRASFYVYNEKSEIDALVDAVDDARQLFA is encoded by the coding sequence ATGAGAACGCAGGAACAGTATCCGATCGACGTCGACGCCATCCGCGAGGACTTCCCGATTCTCGATCGACAGGTCGGCGGCGACATCGAGACGCCCGGCGAGGGCCCCGACGACACCCGCCCGCTCGTCTACCTCGACAACGCCGCGACTAGTCAGACGCCGAAACCCGTCGTCGAGTCCATCGTCGACTACTACTACGGCTACAACTCGAACGTCCACCGCGGCATCCACCACCTGAGCCAGGAGGCCTCCGTCGCCTACGAGGCGGCCCACGACCGCGTCGCGGAGTTCATCGGCGCCGAGGGGAGAGAGGAGATCGTCTTCACGAAGAACACGACCGAGGCGCTGAACCTCGTCGCCTACGCGTGGGGGCTCGCCGAGCTGGGCCCCGGTGACACGGTCGTCCTGACCGAGATGGAGCACCACGCCTCCTTGGTCACCTGGCAGCAGATCGCGAAGAAGACCGGTGCGAGCGTCGAGTACATTCGGGTCGACGACGACGGACGGCTGGATATGGAACACGCCGCCGAACTGATCGACGACTCGACCGCGATGGTCTCGTCCGTCCACGTCTCGAACACGCTCGGGACGGTCGTGCCCGTTTCCGACCTCGCGGACCTGGCGCACGAACACGACGCGTACGTCTTCGTCGACGGCGCGCAGTCGGTTCCGACCCGTCCCGTGGACGTCGGCGAGATCGACGCGGACTTCCTCGCCTTCTCGGGGCACAAGATGCTCGGTCCGACGGGTATCGGCGTGCTCTACGGGAAAGAGCACATCCTCGAAGCGATGCAGCCGTACCTCTACGGCGGCGAGATGATCCGGAGCGTCACCTACGAGGACTCGACGTGGGAAGACCTCCCCTGGAAGTTCGAGGCCGGCACGCCGGTCATCGCGCAGGGGATCGCCCTGCACGCCGCGGTCGACTATCTCGACGAGATCGGAATGGACCGCGTGCAAGAACACGAGGAACTCCTCGCCGAGTACGCCTACGACCGGTTGAGCGAGTTCGACGACGTCGAGATCTACGGCCCGCCGGGCGACGACCGCGGCGGCCTCGTCGCGTTCAACCTCGACGGCGTCCACGCCCACGATCTCTCCAGCATCCTCAACGACCACGGCGTCGCGATCCGCGCCGGCGACCACTGCACCCAGCCGCTGCACGACAAGCTCGGCGTGGCCGCCTCGACCCGCGCGTCCTTCTACGTCTACAACGAGAAGTCCGAGATCGACGCGCTCGTCGACGCCGTCGACGACGCCCGGCAGCTCTTCGCCTGA
- a CDS encoding 50S ribosomal protein L39e, whose protein sequence is MGKKSKAKKKRLAKLERQNTRVPAWVMMKTDMEVTRNPKRRNWRRSNTDE, encoded by the coding sequence ATGGGTAAGAAATCGAAGGCCAAGAAGAAGCGCCTGGCCAAACTGGAGCGCCAGAACACGCGCGTTCCGGCCTGGGTGATGATGAAGACGGATATGGAAGTCACGCGAAACCCCAAGCGCCGCAACTGGCGTCGCAGTAACACGGACGAGTAA
- a CDS encoding 50S ribosomal protein L31e: MSASDFEERVVTVPLRDVKAVPGHERAGRAMSLIREHLAKHFKVDEDAVRLDPSLNETVWARGKQKPPSKLRVRAARFDEDGESIVEAEIAE, encoded by the coding sequence ATGAGCGCCAGCGACTTCGAAGAGCGCGTCGTCACGGTACCGCTTCGGGACGTCAAGGCGGTTCCCGGCCACGAGCGCGCCGGACGAGCGATGTCCCTGATCCGAGAGCACCTCGCGAAGCACTTCAAGGTGGACGAAGACGCCGTCCGCCTGGACCCCTCGCTCAACGAGACGGTGTGGGCCCGCGGCAAGCAGAAGCCGCCGAGCAAGCTCCGCGTCCGCGCCGCCCGGTTCGACGAGGACGGCGAGTCCATCGTCGAGGCGGAGATCGCAGAGTAG
- a CDS encoding tetratricopeptide repeat protein, giving the protein MTDGERDDHEFSSGQGFDEDYEEFTLDPPELKVDPTKVDPVDTRVLTDELDRRNIASDEVDVEQLIDVGLSYMQINRFEEATETFERAARFAEEESLEAQEAWVNKGAAHAELEEWDEAIGAYREALRANEESEHAASAETNLAYALWNAGEIEAALHHAERAVEIDPRFPQAWYNRGFFLAERGLNEEAVNAFDNAIRLGMRTADVLEEKAAALEELGEDEQAEEVQQQANELRQEREQEMLQQQQGQQGQQQRPQDRQRRR; this is encoded by the coding sequence ATGACAGACGGCGAGCGAGACGACCACGAGTTCTCCTCGGGGCAGGGCTTCGACGAGGACTACGAGGAGTTCACACTCGACCCGCCGGAGCTGAAGGTCGACCCGACGAAGGTCGACCCCGTCGACACGCGGGTCCTCACCGACGAACTCGACCGGCGAAACATCGCCTCCGACGAGGTCGACGTCGAGCAGCTGATCGACGTCGGGCTCTCCTACATGCAGATCAACCGCTTCGAGGAGGCCACAGAGACCTTCGAGCGGGCGGCGCGCTTCGCCGAGGAGGAGTCGCTCGAAGCGCAGGAGGCGTGGGTGAACAAAGGGGCTGCACACGCCGAATTAGAGGAGTGGGACGAGGCCATCGGCGCGTACCGGGAGGCGCTCCGCGCCAACGAGGAGTCCGAACACGCCGCGTCGGCGGAGACCAACCTCGCGTACGCGCTCTGGAACGCCGGCGAGATCGAGGCGGCGCTGCACCACGCCGAGCGCGCCGTCGAGATCGACCCGCGCTTCCCGCAGGCGTGGTACAACCGCGGGTTCTTCCTCGCCGAACGCGGTCTCAACGAGGAGGCCGTCAACGCCTTCGACAACGCCATCCGCCTGGGGATGCGCACCGCCGACGTCCTCGAAGAGAAGGCCGCCGCGCTGGAGGAACTCGGCGAGGACGAACAGGCCGAAGAGGTCCAACAGCAGGCGAACGAACTGCGACAGGAACGCGAACAGGAGATGCTGCAACAGCAGCAAGGACAGCAGGGGCAACAACAGCGGCCGCAGGACCGTCAGCGGCGCCGGTGA
- a CDS encoding mechanosensitive ion channel family protein, translating into MPTVGRFLIETIQRTINEFAVGLQDAAPKILTGLVFLTIAYLGIRLLMRVVRRALDAVYPAEQRLIVDLGVTVAGVFLWFGVGLTLLNIFGMGEIAASLGTAAGFVALGVSYALSNMIADTVAGVYLLRDPDFNPGDEVKSDPVTGTVEAIELRKTRFRNEEGDTVVVANRDVEKKWTRLVGDDDATADA; encoded by the coding sequence ATGCCCACAGTCGGCCGGTTCCTGATCGAGACGATCCAGCGGACGATCAACGAGTTCGCGGTGGGGCTGCAGGACGCCGCCCCGAAGATCCTGACCGGACTCGTGTTTCTCACGATCGCGTATCTGGGAATCCGGCTGCTTATGCGCGTCGTCCGCCGGGCGCTCGACGCCGTCTATCCCGCAGAACAGCGCCTCATCGTCGACCTCGGCGTGACCGTCGCCGGCGTCTTCCTGTGGTTCGGCGTCGGGCTGACGCTCCTGAACATCTTCGGGATGGGCGAGATCGCCGCGAGCCTCGGCACCGCCGCCGGCTTCGTCGCGCTCGGCGTCTCCTACGCGCTCTCGAACATGATCGCCGACACCGTCGCGGGCGTGTACCTGCTCCGCGATCCGGATTTCAACCCCGGCGACGAGGTGAAATCCGATCCCGTCACTGGGACCGTAGAGGCGATCGAACTCCGGAAGACCCGCTTCAGAAACGAGGAGGGCGACACCGTCGTCGTCGCGAACCGCGACGTCGAGAAGAAGTGGACGCGGTTGGTCGGTGACGACGACGCTACAGCAGACGCCTGA
- the radA gene encoding DNA repair and recombination protein RadA yields the protein MPEDDLESLPGVGPATADKLTESGFESYQAIAVASPGEMSNTADVGESTAADIINAARDAADIGGFETGATVLERREKIGKLSWLIPEVDELLGGGIETQSITEVYGEFGAGKSQVTHQMAVNVQLPEEHGGLGGSCIFIDSEDTFRPERIDDMIRGLDDEIIADVLERREIEGSPGDEETMNDLLDSFLDHIHVAKAFNSNHQILLAEKAKELARDNEEAEFPVRLLCVDSLTAHFRAEYVGRGELAERQQKLNKHLHDLMRIGDLYNTAVLVTNQVASNPDSYFGDPTQPIGGNILGHTSTFRMYLRKSKGDKRIVKLVDAPNLADGEAVMRVQDGGLKPE from the coding sequence ATGCCAGAAGACGACCTCGAGAGTCTTCCCGGAGTGGGCCCCGCGACAGCGGACAAGCTGACCGAATCGGGATTCGAGAGCTATCAGGCGATCGCCGTCGCGAGTCCGGGCGAGATGTCCAACACGGCCGACGTCGGCGAATCGACCGCGGCCGACATCATCAACGCCGCCCGCGACGCCGCCGACATCGGCGGCTTCGAGACGGGTGCGACCGTCCTCGAACGGCGCGAGAAGATCGGGAAGCTCTCGTGGCTGATCCCCGAGGTCGACGAGCTCCTCGGCGGCGGGATCGAGACGCAGTCGATCACCGAGGTGTACGGCGAGTTCGGCGCGGGCAAGTCGCAGGTCACCCACCAGATGGCCGTCAACGTCCAACTCCCGGAGGAACACGGCGGTCTCGGCGGCTCCTGTATCTTCATCGACTCCGAGGACACGTTCCGCCCCGAGCGGATCGACGACATGATCCGCGGCCTCGACGACGAGATCATCGCCGACGTCCTGGAGCGACGCGAGATCGAGGGGTCGCCCGGCGACGAGGAGACGATGAACGACCTCCTGGACAGCTTCCTCGATCACATCCACGTCGCGAAGGCGTTCAACTCCAACCACCAGATCCTCCTCGCTGAGAAGGCCAAGGAACTCGCCCGCGACAACGAGGAGGCCGAGTTCCCCGTCCGCCTGCTCTGCGTCGACTCGCTCACCGCACACTTCCGCGCGGAGTACGTCGGCCGCGGTGAACTCGCCGAACGCCAGCAGAAGCTCAACAAGCACCTCCACGACCTGATGCGCATCGGCGACCTCTACAACACGGCCGTGCTGGTAACGAACCAGGTCGCCTCCAACCCCGACTCGTACTTCGGCGACCCGACCCAGCCGATCGGCGGCAACATCCTCGGACACACTTCGACGTTCCGGATGTACCTCCGGAAGTCGAAGGGCGACAAGCGGATCGTCAAACTCGTCGACGCACCCAACCTCGCCGACGGCGAGGCCGTGATGCGCGTTCAGGACGGCGGCCTGAAGCCTGAATAA